The Microbacterium luteum nucleotide sequence CCACTCCTTGCCTTTGTCGGCGCTGCGGATGATGCCCAGACTTGGAGCCCGAACTCTGCCGGAGTGCTCGATCTCGGATGCCCCGAAGCCAGCAGCGCTTCATCGGTCGCGACCAACCCCATCGCGTCGAACGCGAACCGCTGCATTTAGTGCAACGACAACGGAGACCAGTGCAACGAAAAGGTCGAAAATGCAACGGGAACACGTTCCCGACAAATCGACCCTTGACGCGGAAGATCTCGATCGCTAATGTACAACCAAATGGTTGCACAAACGGAGCTCACCGATGACGAGATCGACCGCGTCTTCCAGGCGCTCGCGGCGGCTACCCGCCGCGACATCCTGCGGCGCACCCTCACCGGAGAGCATTCCGTCTCGGCCCTCGCGCGCGACTACGACATGTCGTTCGCGGCGGTGCAGAAGCACGTCGCCGTGCTCGAAGCCGCGCAGCTCATCATCAAGCGCGCGGAGGGACGCGAGCGCCTCGTGCGCGCGGATCCTGTCGGTATCGCGGTGAGATGACACTAGATGTCACGTATCGCAGGCGTCTTGCGCGCGGTCGGAGGAACTTTGTCGTGACACTTTCCCAATGCCCGCGCTTCAGATGAGACTCTACGAGCGCCCTTTAAGAGTGGCGCGAGAGCGACAGCGATTGCTGTTCCCGGGCTGGCTCCGGTGTGATGACCGATGTGCGCGTCAGTTGCTGAACCGACTTCGCCCGCTGGGCGGTCCTGACGCCGTTGAGGATGACGATGACCTCCGCGATCTCGTGTACCAGGACTACGCCGGCGAGACCGAGGGACGCTGAACAGGGCAAGCGGGAACAGCATGATGATCGTCAGGGCCAGACTGATATTGGCGGTCATGATGCGCCGACCGCAGCGGGCGTGGGCGAGAGCGGCAGAGATGAGGCGAAGGTCGTGGTCCGTGAAGGCGACGTCGGCGGACTCAAGTCGCTGCCGCGATCGCCTGGTTCAAAGCGATCGGCGCGAACAGCAACGGTCTATGCCGCCACCGTCATTGAACGAATCAACGCGCCCCTCCCGATCCTCTGGCATTGAGGCCGTCAGGCCACAGGCAGCGCCCCTACGATTTGTGACGTTGTCGGTGCTCCGGCGTAGCCGTTCTCTGTCGCGTAGACGCGGCACGCGAGCGAGCGAACCGGCATCGTCGGGAACAGGTCGACGCCGTCGACGAGGAGCGTTGGCGACCCTCCGAATCGAGTGTTCGATGCCTCGGCCTCAGTCCGGATCGCCACCAGCTCCACCGGTACGTCGGCGAGTCCGAGAGCGTCCAGCGCTTCGCGCGTGTGTTCTTCGGCAACGGCCGTGTTCGGGCAGTCGACGATGTGCAGAAGCTCGACCTTCATGCGGCGTGCTCCGTTCGCTATTCGCTGTTGGTTGCCGCGCGCGGGCTCGGCGTGAGGAGGTTCAGGCTGACCAGGCCGACACCGACCACGACGAAGACGTCGGCGATGTTCCCGACGAAGAGGTCGCCGTAGGCGAGGAAATCGGTGACGTGCCCTCGCCCTAATGACGGCGGGCTCAGGAGCCGGTCGACCAGGTTGCCCACCGCGCCGCCGAGGACAAGCCCCAACGCGAGACCCCACCGGGCACCGCGCAATCGCACGGCGAACACGACCACCGCAGCGGCGGCGATCACGCCGACGAGAGTGAGGACCCAGGTGGCCCCGGAGCCGAGAGAGAACGCAGCTCCGGGGTTGTAGACCAGGGACAGGCCGAACAGGTCGCCGAGAAGCGGTATCCGTTCGCCCGGCGTCAGCTGCGCCACCGCGAGGGCCTTCGAGCCCTGGTCGAGCGCTACAGCGAGCACGGCCACAATCAGGACGACGCCGAGAGCTCTCCTCGCCTGCGGCCGCGCGCCCGCATTCTCTTCGTCGATCGCGGCAGCGACGTCCTGCGTGGTCACGCGCTGGTCTTCCGTGTACGTGCGGCGCGCAGGCCGTTGAGGATCACGACGACCTCGGCGATCTCGTGCACGAGCACCACGGCCGCGAGACCCAGGACGCCGAACAGGGCGAGCGGGAGCAGGGCGGTGATGATCAGCAGCGACAGGATGATGTTCTGGTTGATGATGTGCCGTCCGCGGCGGGCGTGGTCAAACGCACGCGGGAGTAGCCGCAGGTCGTGGCCGGTGAAGGCGACGTCGGCGGACTCGATCGCGGCGTCCGAGCCGGTCGCGCCCATCGCGATCCCGATGTCAGCCGCCGCGAGGGCGGGGGCGTCGTTGATGCCATCGCCGATCATCGCGACCGACCCGTTCTTGCCGAGTTCGCCGATCGCTGCTGCCTTGTCCTCAGGGCGCAGCTCGGCGCGCACGTCCTCGATTCCGGCCTGCGCGGCCAGGGCACGGGCTGTGCGGGCGTTATCGCCGGTGAGCATCGTGACCCCGATGCCCTGGGCGACGAGGGTGCGGACGACCTCGGGAACCTCGGGGCGCAGCTCGTCCCGGACACCGATCGCCGCGACCGGCGAACTGTCGCGGTGCACGATCACGACCGTCATGCCCTTCTCTTCCAGGGCCGCGACCCGGTCGCCGAGTGTCCCGGCGTCGAGCCAGCGGGGGCTGCCGACGGTGATCCGTGCCCCGTCGAGGGTGCCTTCGATGCCGTGACCTGCCCGCTCGGTCACACCCTCGGCTCCGGGGGCTCCGGGAGCTGCGGCCGTGATCGCCGCGGCGAGCGGGTGGGTGCTGTGCTGCTCCAGCGTGGCCGCCCAGGCCAGCGCCTGCTGCTCGGTCACGCCATCGACGGTGAGGACGGCGGTGACGGCGGGTTGGTTGCGGGTGAGGGTGCCGGTCTTGTCGACGGCGACGTGACGGATCACGCCGAACCGCTCGAACACGGCACCGGACTTGATGATCACGCCGAACTTGCTCGCCGAACCGATCGCCGCCACCACCGTCAGCGGCACCGAGATCGCCAACGCGCACGGCGACGCCGCCACCAGCACCACAAGAGCGCGGGTGATCCACAACTCCGGGTCACCGAACAGCGACCCGATCACGGCGACGAGGACGGCGAGGATCAGCACGCCGGGGACGAGCGGGCGGGCAATCCGGTCCGCGAGGCGGGCGCGGTCGCCCTTCTCTGCCTGCGCCTGCTCCACGAGCTCGACGATCGTGGTCAGTGAGTTGTCCGTGCCCGCCGCGGTCGTCTCGACCTCCAACGCACCAGCCGTGTTGATCGCACCCGCCGACACCGCGTCTCCGGGCTCGACCTCGACCGGGATCGACTCCCCGGTAATCGCGGACGTATCCAAGCTCGAGCGTCCCGTCCGGACGATGCCGTCGGTTGCGATCCGCTCACCCGGACGCACCAGCATGAGCTGGCCGACGGCGAGGTCCTTCGCCGCGACCTCGACCGTGGTGCCACCCTGACGGATGGTCGCGGTCTCCGGGACGAGCTTCAGCAGCGCCCGCAGCCCACCGCGGGCGCGGTCCATCGCCTTGTCCTCCAGCGCCTCCGCGATGGAGTAGAGGAACGCCAGCGCGGCAGCCTCCTCGACGTAGCCGAGGATCACCGCGCCGATCGCGCTGATCGTCATCAGCAGGCTGATACTCAGCTTGCCCTTGAACAGCTTCCGGATCGCGCCCGGGGTGAACGTTGACGCGCCCAGCAGCAGGCCGATCCAGAACAGCACCAGCGCCGGGATCTCCGCCCCCGTCCACTCGAGGATCAGACCGGTGAGGAACGCGATGCCGGAGAAGACTGGGACCATGATCCCGCGATCGGTCCACCAGGGACCGTCGTGGTCATCATCATCGTCCAGCTCGACGCCCTCCACTTGGGACTTCGTCACTTCACTCATGCGTCGGCTCCGATTCCGCAGCACCCCGGTACCGTGCAGGACGCGTCCACACACGGCGCGTTCTCGTTCACCGCCAGCGTCACATCGACGAGCGCGGTGAGCGCCGCCGTAAGGTGCGGGTCAGCGATCTCATAGCGCGTCTGCCGCCCCTCGGGCTCGGCGACCACGATGCCGCAGTCGCGCAGGCAGGTCAGATGGTTCGAGACGTTCGAGCGGGTCAGCTCCAGCTCGCGCGACAGCACGGCCGGGTAGCTCGGGCCACCGAGCAAGGTCATCAGGATCCGGGAGCGCGTCGGGTCCGCCATCGCCCGGCCGAGCCGGTTCATGACATCTAGACGCGAAGTAAGAGTCAGCACACACTGACTATACATTGAAGGCTGACTAATCTTCTGGACGCACGTCCTGTCTTCTGCGGCGGATTGATTCATCCTCCGCGCGGCAGGTGCTCGAGATGTCCGATGGCCTCGTCGAGGAGCTCGGTGACATGGTCGTCGAAGAGCGAATAGTGAATGTGTCGGCCGGCGCGACTACCGGTGACGAGGCTGAGGTGCCGTAGCAGCCGCAGATGGTTCGACACGGTCGTCTGGCCGATCTGCAACTGCTCGCTGAGCTCGGTCACCGTACTCGGTCGAGCGCTTAGCGCGCTCAGGATGCGCAGCCGCACTGGCGACGCCAGCGCCTGCATGATCTCGGCGAGCCGCTCGGCCTCTGCCACGGACAAAGGACCCATTTCCCGACGCATCTCAGCACTGACCATGCTCATCATTGTGCCGCGCGATCACGATAATCATTCACAAGAACACCATATCATGATATTGTGATGTATTCTGATGGCATGACTGCTTCCCCGACGACTGCCGCGCCCACTGCTGAGGCGCAGGACCATGCTCACGGCTCCGCCCGGTGGGAGTTGTGGTTCGCGATCGCCGCGGGCGTCACCTATGCCGGCGGGATGATCGCCGAGTTCGCGTTGGGGCTGCCAATGGTCGGGTGGCCGTTGGTGTTCTTCCTTGCCACCTACTTCTTCGGCGGGTTCTTCACGTTCCGCACCGCGATCGCCTCCACGCTGCGCGGCAAGTTCGAGGTCGACTTCCTCATGCTGATCGCCGCCATCGGCGCCGCCCTCATCGGCCGGTGGGCGGAGGGCGCGGTGCTGCTGTTCCTGTTCAGCCTCGGCCACGCGCTCGAGGAGTACGCGCTCAGCCGCGCCAGCAAGTCCATCGAATCCCTCGCCGAGCTCGCCCCCCGTAACGCCCTGGTGCGCCGGAGCGGGGACGAGCCGGTGGAAGTGCCGGTCGAGGAGATCGTGGTCGGCGACGTCGTGGTCATCCGCCCGAACTCCCGCATCCCCTCAGATGGCTTTGTAATCTCGGGACTGTCCGCAGTGGATCAGTCCGCGGTAACCGGGGAGTCGATCCCGGTGGAGAAGGAGCCGGTGGCCGACCCGGAGCGGGCGATGCGCACCGTCGACACCCTCCCCGCCGCCAACCGGGTCTTCGCCGGCACCGTCAACGGGTCCGGAGTGCTCGAGATCGAGGTCACCGCTACCGCTGCGGACTCGACGCTCAGCAAGGTCGTCGAGCTGGTCCGCACCGCCGACCAGGCCGCGTCCCCCACACAGCAGTTCATCGACCGGTTCCAGCGTTGGTACGTGCCCGCGGTGATCCTCGGCGTCACCGTCACCCTCCTGATCTCCTGGCTGGCGTTCGCGCAGCGGTTCCCCGACGCGTTCTACCTCGCCATGACGGTGCTCGTCGCTGCCAGCCCCTGCGCTCTCGCGATCGCCACCCCGGCCGCGGTCCTCGCGGGCGTGGCCCGTGCCGCCCGGGCCGGCGTGCTCGTCAAGGGCGGCGCCCCGCTCGAGACCCTTGGACGGGTCAGGGCGATGGCGTTCGACAAGACCGGCACCCTGACCTGGGGTGCCCCCCGGGTGACGTCCGTCACGCCTGCTGGCGACGGTCCCGAGTCCGACCTGATCCGCACTCTCGTCGCAGTCGAGGCGCTCAGCGACCACCCTCTTGCCGAGGCGATCGTCCGCGACCTCGAGCCCCGCGTCCCCCAGACCGAGCGCCTCACAGCGACAGACCTGAAGGCGGTCGTCGGCCGCGGCGTCACGGCGACGATCGACGGGGAACGCGTCGACGTCGGCAACCTTCGCATGTTCGACGAGCAGCAGCTCGCGCTTACCGGCACACTGGCCGATGCCTACGCGCAGGCGCGAGACTCCGGTCAAACGCTGATGATCGTCCGCCGCGGTGACCGATTCCTCGGCATCGTGGGAGTCATGGATGCCTCCCGCGCGGAATCCGCTCAAGTACTCAACGCCCTCAGGGCTGCGAACGTGGGGCAACTCGTGATGATCTCCGGCGACAACCAGCGCGTCGCCGACGCAGTCGGCCGGGAAGTCGGCGTCGACACGGCAATCGGCGAGCTACTCCCCGAGGACAAGGTCGCCCAGATCACCCGCCTCGCCGAAACCCACCGACCCATCGCAATGGTCGGCGACGGCGTCAACGACGCCCCCGCGATGGCCCGCGCTGACGTCGGCATCGCGATGGGCGCCGCCGGATCCACCGTCGCCCTGGAAACCTGCGACATCGCCCTGATGAGCGACGACCTCGGACGTGTCCCGTTCGCGGTGCGGCTCAGCCGCGCGACAAGCCGGATCATCCGACAGAACCTCATCGCCAGCCTCGCGATCGTTGCATTCCTCATCCTTGCCACTTTCCTGGGGCTGAATATCGGCGCCGTTGTTCTCATCCACGAAGGCTCTACCCTGATCGTCGTCGCCAACGCACTCCGTCTGCTCAACTTCGAGCGAGGCAAGGAGCACCACGGTATCGATCATGAGGACAAGCCCACCCCGTGACACTTTCCTCTCACTCGAACGCCCGCCAGGATCGTCTTCTCTAGTTGCGGCATCGGCAGCTGGTCACGAGCGGGGTAGTGGGGGATCACTCAGGCGGAGATCCAGATCGCCGCCGCAGCCGCGCGTGGGAGAGCATGCGGCTCTCCGGCGAGGGTCACGACGACGGACGCCTCGCCCGCGACCTCGGCGACCCTAAGTGCACTGCCGGGGCGAATGTGCGCCCGGTCGAGCTCGCGCAGCACGGCGGGATCACGGTCGCTGATCCGGATGACGCGGCCCTGCTGCCCGGTGAATGCCTCATCGAGTCGCACAGCGGGTTCCGATTCGACGGTGCCGTCGGCGGTGGGGATCGCGTCGCCGTGGGGGTCGCGCGCGGGCCTGCCGAGCCGCGCGTCGATCGCCTCGAGAAGCCGGTCGGAGATGGCGTGCTCGAGGATCTCGGCTTCGTCGTGCACCTCGTCCCACCCGTATCCCATCTCGCGTGCGAGCCAGGTCTCGATCAGCCGGTGCCGGCGCACCACTGCAAGCGCGCGTGCGTGCCCGACATCCGTCAGCCGGATCGCCTTGTAGGGGATGTGGGTCACGAGGCCCTGAGCGGCCAGCTTCTTGACCATCTCGGTGACCGTCGACGGTGCCACGCCGAGCCTCGTCGCGAGCACCAACGGCGTGATGGCATCAGGCTGCCACTCGGTGTGTGCGTACACCGTCTTCAGGTAGTCCTCAATGGCAGGGCTCGTGACAGGCATCGGCCTCAGGATACCCACGGGGGCGTCACGCCCCGGTGAACACGAGCCAGAGCAGCACGCCGTTCAGCGTGATCAGAAACACCGATGCCCCGATGCCGGCGGCGGTCGTCGCCCAATGGTTCTTCCACCGTCCGAGCACGCTCACCCTCGCCGTGAGTGCGACAAGAGGTACGAGTGCGAACGGGATACCGAACGAGAGCACAACCTGGCTGAGCACGAGGGAGAGCGTCGGGTCGAAGCCGAGCCAAAGGCTCAGAAGCGCCGGGATGAGCGTGACGAGTCGGCGGAGGATGAGTGGGACGCGTACGTGCAACAGACCGTGCATGATCTCGGCGCCTGCGTAGGCGCCCACCGAGGTCGACGCAAGCCCCGATGCAAGGAGGCCGACCGCGAAGAGCGTCGCGATTACAGGACCGAGTGTTGCTCCGAGCGCGGCATAGGCGCCCTCGAGGCTATCGGTGCCCTCGACGCCCGCGAGGTTCACCGCCGCGAGCAGGAGGATGCAGAGGTTGACGGTTCCCGCGATCGCCATCGCGATCGACACGTCCCAGCGGGTGGCGCGGAGGAGCCTGTCGGCCGGCACAGCCGTCGCGGTGCCGGGGAGGCGCTCTGGTGCGGCATCCGCGTCCCGCCTGATTCCGAAGCCGTGCCATGCGCGCGCCTCGCCGCCGCCGCCCTGTTCTCCCCGGTGCGTTGCGAAGCGATCCCGGCTGAGGGCCGAGTGCGCGTAGATGGCGTGCGGCATGATCGTCGCCCCGAGGATCGACGCTGCCAGCAGCACCGAGTTGGCGTCGGCGAAGCGTGGGACGAGGCCCGCGAGGAGGCCGGCCGGATCTGGCGGGGCGACGAAGACGCCGACCGTGAACCCGACCGCGATGATCACGAGCAGCCCCATGATCACGAACTCGAACGTGCGCGGGCCTCGCCGCGACTGCAGTACGAGCAGCACGATCGAGACGATGCCAGTGATGAGGCCGCCCCAGACGAGCGGCACGCCGAAGAGCAGGTTCAGTGCGACGGCGCCGCCGATGACCTCGGCCAGGTCAGTCGCCATGGCCACGAGCTCGGCCTGCAACCAATAGGCGCGGCGTCCCCAACGGTTCCGGATGCGACCGCCGAGCACCTCGGGCAGGCTCCGCCCGGTGACTATGCCCAGCTTCGCCGAGAGGTACTGGATGAGCCATGCCATGACGTTGCCGAGCACCACAACCCAGACCAGCAGGTACCCGTATTTCGCGCCCGCCGTCATGTTGCTCGCGACATTGCCGGGGTCGAGATAGGCGACGCCCGCGACGAGTGCAGGCCCGATCAACCAGGCAACGCGTCCGACCGATGCGGCGCGCTTGGGGTTCGCCGCCAATGTCGCGGGGTCCGGTGCGGCCGTCGCGGGCCTGGCATCATCGGTCATCATCGCGCCTGCGGTTCCCGCGCCGACAAGACCTGGACCACCATCGAGAGATTTCGGCATACCGAAAGAATATGAGTGATTTCGGCAATCCGAAAGAGGCGGTAGGACTGGAAGTCACACCACGGAGCCACTACGCAAAGCGGCGCGTGAGAGCTGCCGACTCAAGCTCTGCCGCGAAGTCAGTACACGCAATTGTGCTGCTGCACAACAACCCGACCTGACCGATCCCGACGCATAGGCCGATCCGCTTGCGCGACGAAAGCTGTCGCGCGACCGATGGCTCGGCGAACTCTTCGACTAGCGCTTCCGCAGGCGGCGGGCTTCGCCCCCTTGCGAACTAGGTGACCCAACAGACCTTCACGGTGCCGGTCGTGGCCTGTGCGACGGTCGGGATCGTCTCAACGAAGGCTCGCGTGGTCTCCTCTGACCCCGGGTATTCGACCACACGCCAGCCCACGATGCCGAAGTCCTCATCCAGCGCCTGCACAGCGCATGCGAACGCCGCGCCGGCGGGTGGGGTGGCCTGGAAGGATACGGTCACCGTGCGGGCATCGACCAGCTCGAAACCTGTCTCGTCGAATCCGACGTCGTCGAACGAGTTCGAGACGGTCAGCCATGCAAGCGCAGCGACGGACAACGCCGCCACACCTGTGACGGCGATCCAGAACAGTCGGCGGCGGATAGGGCGCTGAGCACGACCGTAGCGTTCGGCAAGCTCTTCCTTCGTCGTCACGCGGTCCTCTGTGTCTGCGTAGGGCTCAGCGGCGGGGGCGAGCATCGTGCGTGGCGAGGTCGGCCAGGTGCGCGTTGTAGGCCTGCAACTCGGCTTCCCCGGTGCGGTCGGCGTGCCGGTCGCGGCGCTTGGTCTCACGGTCGTCGCTGCGGCTCCATTGGATCGCGACGGTGATCGCGAGGATGAGGGTCGGGATCTCGCCGATCGACCACGCGATGCCGCCGCCGGTGTACTGGTCCTCGAGCGGCCTCGGCCCCCACGTCCGGCCCATCGACCCGAACCAGTCGGCGACCATCAGTCCCGATTGCATCATGATGGCGATGCCGAAGAACGCGTGCATCGCCATCACGCTGATGAGCAGCAGCAGCCGGCCGGGGTAGGGAAGCCGCCACGGCACCGGGTCGATGCCGATCAGGGAGAGTGCGAACAGGTAACCGGTGATGAGGAAGTGCGCGATCATCCACTGGTGGCCGAGGTGGTCGGCCAGCGACCAGCGGAACAGGTCGGTGTAGTAGAAAATCCACAGCGACCCGATGAACAGCCCGGCTGCGACGAACGGGTTCGTCAGCACCCGGGCAACGGGCGAGTGCACGGCCCACAGAATCCATTCCCGGCCGCCGCGCGTGCCGTCGTCGCGCTTGCGGATCGCCCGGGCGGCGAGGGTCGCCGGCGCACCGGCGACCAGCAGCACGGGGATCGCCATCGTGAGCAGCATGTGCCCGACCATGTGCATGCTGAACAGGTAGTCCTGGTAGACGTTGATGACTCCGCCGGTGACCCACACCAGCAGCACCATGCCGGTGACCCACATGATCGTGCGGTACACCGGCCACGCATCGCCGCGGCGGCGTAGCCGCCACACCCCGACAAGGTAGAAGAAGATCGCGAACCCGGCGATCACCGCCCACAGCAGGTCGACGTTCCATGCGGTGACCCACCGTTCGATCGTGAGCTGCGCGGGCAGCGGTGCACCGGTGAGGCGTTCCGCTGGCGTCGGGATCTCGGGAAGCGGGACCGGGTTCGGTGGCGGGGTGCGGGCCAGCGCTGCAGCGGCACCGCTGGCCACACCCATCAACGCCAACTCGAACACGATCAAGATCCAAAAGAGGCGGGATGCCCCGTCAGAGCCGCGCATCTTGCCGATCAGCCGCATCCGGTACCACGCGCCGAAGAGCCCGAGACCGACCAGCGCGACGGCCTTGACGGCCAAGATTGCGCCATAAGGGGAGAGCAGATCCGACCACTGCTGCAGGCCGATGGCCGCGCGCACCGTGC carries:
- the cmtR gene encoding Cd(II)/Pb(II)-sensing metalloregulatory transcriptional regulator CmtR translates to MLTLTSRLDVMNRLGRAMADPTRSRILMTLLGGPSYPAVLSRELELTRSNVSNHLTCLRDCGIVVAEPEGRQTRYEIADPHLTAALTALVDVTLAVNENAPCVDASCTVPGCCGIGADA
- a CDS encoding Nramp family divalent metal transporter gives rise to the protein MTDDARPATAAPDPATLAANPKRAASVGRVAWLIGPALVAGVAYLDPGNVASNMTAGAKYGYLLVWVVVLGNVMAWLIQYLSAKLGIVTGRSLPEVLGGRIRNRWGRRAYWLQAELVAMATDLAEVIGGAVALNLLFGVPLVWGGLITGIVSIVLLVLQSRRGPRTFEFVIMGLLVIIAVGFTVGVFVAPPDPAGLLAGLVPRFADANSVLLAASILGATIMPHAIYAHSALSRDRFATHRGEQGGGGEARAWHGFGIRRDADAAPERLPGTATAVPADRLLRATRWDVSIAMAIAGTVNLCILLLAAVNLAGVEGTDSLEGAYAALGATLGPVIATLFAVGLLASGLASTSVGAYAGAEIMHGLLHVRVPLILRRLVTLIPALLSLWLGFDPTLSLVLSQVVLSFGIPFALVPLVALTARVSVLGRWKNHWATTAAGIGASVFLITLNGVLLWLVFTGA
- a CDS encoding cytochrome c oxidase assembly protein, which gives rise to MRSGEREFDIALDTASISAAVFTVAAGTTGFLTFLSVFNPAIDVGPQFGAQLGRFLVELELGRTWLITTVAGAALTVLTFAVRSWVGTLLVALLAVASLVPMGTQGHSGDDALHHEAMMALILHIIGAAVWLGGLLLLVAIRPVLHRQRIADVVARYSSIALAAFVLVAVSGTVRAAIGLQQWSDLLSPYGAILAVKAVALVGLGLFGAWYRMRLIGKMRGSDGASRLFWILIVFELALMGVASGAAAALARTPPPNPVPLPEIPTPAERLTGAPLPAQLTIERWVTAWNVDLLWAVIAGFAIFFYLVGVWRLRRRGDAWPVYRTIMWVTGMVLLVWVTGGVINVYQDYLFSMHMVGHMLLTMAIPVLLVAGAPATLAARAIRKRDDGTRGGREWILWAVHSPVARVLTNPFVAAGLFIGSLWIFYYTDLFRWSLADHLGHQWMIAHFLITGYLFALSLIGIDPVPWRLPYPGRLLLLISVMAMHAFFGIAIMMQSGLMVADWFGSMGRTWGPRPLEDQYTGGGIAWSIGEIPTLILAITVAIQWSRSDDRETKRRDRHADRTGEAELQAYNAHLADLATHDARPRR
- a CDS encoding ArsR/SmtB family transcription factor; the protein is MVSAEMRREMGPLSVAEAERLAEIMQALASPVRLRILSALSARPSTVTELSEQLQIGQTTVSNHLRLLRHLSLVTGSRAGRHIHYSLFDDHVTELLDEAIGHLEHLPRGG
- a CDS encoding metal-dependent transcriptional regulator is translated as MPVTSPAIEDYLKTVYAHTEWQPDAITPLVLATRLGVAPSTVTEMVKKLAAQGLVTHIPYKAIRLTDVGHARALAVVRRHRLIETWLAREMGYGWDEVHDEAEILEHAISDRLLEAIDARLGRPARDPHGDAIPTADGTVESEPAVRLDEAFTGQQGRVIRISDRDPAVLRELDRAHIRPGSALRVAEVAGEASVVVTLAGEPHALPRAAAAAIWISA
- a CDS encoding DUF4307 domain-containing protein, producing the protein MTTKEELAERYGRAQRPIRRRLFWIAVTGVAALSVAALAWLTVSNSFDDVGFDETGFELVDARTVTVSFQATPPAGAAFACAVQALDEDFGIVGWRVVEYPGSEETTRAFVETIPTVAQATTGTVKVCWVT
- the lspA gene encoding signal peptidase II is translated as MTTQDVAAAIDEENAGARPQARRALGVVLIVAVLAVALDQGSKALAVAQLTPGERIPLLGDLFGLSLVYNPGAAFSLGSGATWVLTLVGVIAAAAVVVFAVRLRGARWGLALGLVLGGAVGNLVDRLLSPPSLGRGHVTDFLAYGDLFVGNIADVFVVVGVGLVSLNLLTPSPRAATNSE
- a CDS encoding heavy metal translocating P-type ATPase is translated as MTASPTTAAPTAEAQDHAHGSARWELWFAIAAGVTYAGGMIAEFALGLPMVGWPLVFFLATYFFGGFFTFRTAIASTLRGKFEVDFLMLIAAIGAALIGRWAEGAVLLFLFSLGHALEEYALSRASKSIESLAELAPRNALVRRSGDEPVEVPVEEIVVGDVVVIRPNSRIPSDGFVISGLSAVDQSAVTGESIPVEKEPVADPERAMRTVDTLPAANRVFAGTVNGSGVLEIEVTATAADSTLSKVVELVRTADQAASPTQQFIDRFQRWYVPAVILGVTVTLLISWLAFAQRFPDAFYLAMTVLVAASPCALAIATPAAVLAGVARAARAGVLVKGGAPLETLGRVRAMAFDKTGTLTWGAPRVTSVTPAGDGPESDLIRTLVAVEALSDHPLAEAIVRDLEPRVPQTERLTATDLKAVVGRGVTATIDGERVDVGNLRMFDEQQLALTGTLADAYAQARDSGQTLMIVRRGDRFLGIVGVMDASRAESAQVLNALRAANVGQLVMISGDNQRVADAVGREVGVDTAIGELLPEDKVAQITRLAETHRPIAMVGDGVNDAPAMARADVGIAMGAAGSTVALETCDIALMSDDLGRVPFAVRLSRATSRIIRQNLIASLAIVAFLILATFLGLNIGAVVLIHEGSTLIVVANALRLLNFERGKEHHGIDHEDKPTP
- a CDS encoding heavy metal translocating P-type ATPase, coding for MSEVTKSQVEGVELDDDDDHDGPWWTDRGIMVPVFSGIAFLTGLILEWTGAEIPALVLFWIGLLLGASTFTPGAIRKLFKGKLSISLLMTISAIGAVILGYVEEAAALAFLYSIAEALEDKAMDRARGGLRALLKLVPETATIRQGGTTVEVAAKDLAVGQLMLVRPGERIATDGIVRTGRSSLDTSAITGESIPVEVEPGDAVSAGAINTAGALEVETTAAGTDNSLTTIVELVEQAQAEKGDRARLADRIARPLVPGVLILAVLVAVIGSLFGDPELWITRALVVLVAASPCALAISVPLTVVAAIGSASKFGVIIKSGAVFERFGVIRHVAVDKTGTLTRNQPAVTAVLTVDGVTEQQALAWAATLEQHSTHPLAAAITAAAPGAPGAEGVTERAGHGIEGTLDGARITVGSPRWLDAGTLGDRVAALEEKGMTVVIVHRDSSPVAAIGVRDELRPEVPEVVRTLVAQGIGVTMLTGDNARTARALAAQAGIEDVRAELRPEDKAAAIGELGKNGSVAMIGDGINDAPALAAADIGIAMGATGSDAAIESADVAFTGHDLRLLPRAFDHARRGRHIINQNIILSLLIITALLPLALFGVLGLAAVVLVHEIAEVVVILNGLRAARTRKTSA